A region from the uncultured Bacteroides sp. genome encodes:
- a CDS encoding RagB/SusD family nutrient uptake outer membrane protein produces the protein MKTKILALGLAFTFVICQSCTDLEDKSYHDILSDQFEPTGDDLGALLGAAYVPWRQTLLLWNGVARAQMLSADEDVIPARPNGWVDGGIYKRMHQHKWTSEDDMCIQSWNRTYVGITACNRVLYQIESGQISIPEQQEAIVSELKVLRASYYYILVDLFGNVPLVTDFDVPDGYLPEQNTRKEVYEFIIKEITDNIDNLSEEANTEYYGRFNKWAAYSLLAKMYLNSEIFSDGNYSEFQKCIDACDEVIKSGKYELEAKQSNVFVTENENSKEIIFALPFDATYVTDWNAFDFHMYTLQSENQATYNFESSPWGGVCCIPQYINSFDPEDARLADCFIQGQQYTASGDSLFCTMGSDAGAPLNYINEVPSIDNSQEYHGYRWGKFEYAMGITNRLSNDWPLFRYADILLMKAEALLRLGKADEAAVLVTEVRQRDFKNDPEKATVTGAQLMGGSSYDYGRRDNLVAVTHEGGGDIKYGRFLDELGWEFTQEGRRRQDMIRFDAFTTKSWFSHSKSESYRNLYPIPESVLLTNSNLKQNTGY, from the coding sequence ATGAAAACAAAAATATTAGCTTTAGGTCTGGCATTCACATTTGTTATATGTCAGAGCTGTACCGACTTGGAAGATAAAAGTTATCATGATATTCTCTCTGATCAGTTTGAACCGACTGGTGATGATTTAGGTGCCTTATTGGGTGCTGCTTATGTACCTTGGCGTCAGACTTTGTTGTTATGGAATGGTGTTGCACGAGCTCAGATGTTGTCGGCTGATGAAGATGTTATTCCCGCCCGTCCCAACGGATGGGTCGATGGAGGTATTTATAAACGTATGCACCAACACAAGTGGACATCGGAAGATGATATGTGCATTCAGTCATGGAATCGTACTTACGTGGGCATTACTGCCTGTAACCGTGTACTTTATCAGATTGAATCGGGGCAAATCAGTATTCCTGAACAGCAAGAAGCCATTGTTTCAGAGCTCAAAGTTCTGCGTGCCTCTTATTATTATATTTTGGTTGATTTGTTTGGAAACGTTCCTTTGGTTACTGATTTTGATGTTCCTGATGGTTATTTACCGGAACAGAATACTCGTAAGGAGGTTTATGAATTTATTATCAAGGAGATTACTGATAATATTGATAATTTGAGTGAAGAAGCTAATACCGAATATTATGGACGTTTCAATAAATGGGCTGCCTATTCTTTATTAGCCAAAATGTACTTAAATTCCGAAATATTCTCTGATGGTAATTATTCGGAGTTTCAGAAGTGTATTGATGCCTGTGATGAGGTTATTAAAAGTGGTAAGTATGAATTAGAAGCTAAGCAAAGTAATGTCTTTGTAACCGAAAATGAGAATTCCAAAGAAATTATTTTTGCATTGCCATTTGATGCGACTTACGTAACCGACTGGAATGCATTTGATTTTCACATGTACACTTTGCAATCCGAGAATCAGGCTACTTATAACTTTGAGAGTTCTCCTTGGGGAGGTGTTTGTTGCATTCCTCAGTATATCAACTCTTTTGATCCGGAAGATGCTCGCTTGGCAGATTGTTTTATCCAAGGACAACAATACACTGCTTCGGGTGATTCATTGTTTTGTACCATGGGAAGCGATGCCGGTGCTCCTCTAAATTATATTAATGAAGTACCGAGTATTGATAACTCCCAAGAATATCACGGATATCGTTGGGGTAAGTTTGAGTATGCTATGGGTATTACCAATCGTTTGAGTAATGATTGGCCTCTGTTTCGCTATGCTGATATCCTTTTGATGAAGGCGGAAGCACTACTTCGTTTGGGCAAGGCTGATGAAGCGGCTGTATTGGTTACCGAGGTTCGTCAGCGTGATTTTAAAAATGATCCAGAAAAAGCGACTGTTACCGGTGCTCAATTAATGGGAGGTAGTTCTTATGATTACGGACGTCGTGATAATCTGGTTGCTGTAACCCATGAAGGGGGAGGTGACATTAAGTATGGTCGTTTTTTAGATGAACTTGGTTGGGAATTCACTCAAGAAGGGCGTCGCCGGCAGGATATGATTCGTTTTGATGCATTTACCACCAAATCATGGTTCTCTCATAGTAAAAGTGAAAGTTACCGTAATCTGTATCCAATTCCGGAAAGTGTGTTACTAACAAATTCTAATTTGAAACAAAATACGGGTTATTAG
- a CDS encoding TonB-dependent receptor, with product MRISTFLLFMCSFCVIAGNANSQNARVTIHKSQAPLEEILNDIESQTDYLFLYSNDVNVQKITSIEVNSKPVSEVLRLLLNKSDVKYQMEGLHIILSEKTEKEKLETDQNRTKVSGTIRDSRGESIIGASIVEKGTNNGTISDISGDFVLNVSEEAILQISYIGYVTQEIKVIAGKRLNVMLKEDTKTLDEVVVIGYGTQRKGDLTSSVGSVKKENFVQGAVKDAGQLIQGKVAGLAITNTSGDPTSNTTISLRGNTTILGASTNPLILIDGVPGDLNTVAPEDIESIDVLKDGSAAAIYGSRGTNGVILITTKKAKGDNINQVEYSAYMSTSSIVKRLEMCTAADYRQQISDGIRDASWDLGNNVDWMDQITRTPFTHVHNLSLKGGSQETNYIVNLNYRANQGIMKRSDKDMFQGRAEINHNMFDGKLKLNFGILGNQTKYTSTSDGGSWNTYVYRQALIHNPTEPIKNEDGSWYENTGVFEYANPLSLLNECDGDQSIAQLRFNGSATFNPIKDLTLKALISYDKSNQYGGYYETKNNISTIRDSKNGYAAVGSLMNMTKLMELTAQYQKEIYGHHFTVLAGYSWQGTDYSNQYEQNYDFPTDIYSYNDIGQGAALKEGLGTEYSYRLKTNLISFFGRLSYSYKNRYLLMAALRHEGASQLSGTNNEWGTFPSISLGWRITEEPFMQSQKLFNDLKLRVGYGVTGSQPNDSFLGMSMLSYGDYYYYNGKWIQSLQPSRNANPDLKWEEKHETNFGLDFSILESRINGSIDLYNRQIKGLLYDYSVPSPPNLYTTTRANVGKMSNKGIEVLVNVVPVKAKNVDWNSTMTFSTNTNKLINLSNDLYKTSSDYFVTGWIQEPVKTESHIVKVGDPIGEIYGFKVVDVDDSGKWIYEDKDGNHVGYDDFTHSAEDKKVIGNGLPKYYVGWNNSVRYKNWDLSISMRGAFDFQIINSARMFYENLSRSDWNRMKSAYKPVFGKVRLNSLCSEEFNSYYVENGDYWKIDNITLGYRFNKLGKYIKNLRLYVSSQNVLTITGYKGTDPEVSVSGLNPGYDDRDQYPHVRSYTVGASITF from the coding sequence ATGAGAATCTCAACGTTTTTGCTCTTTATGTGTTCGTTTTGCGTTATTGCAGGGAATGCAAATTCTCAGAACGCAAGAGTTACAATCCACAAATCGCAGGCTCCGTTAGAAGAGATATTGAACGATATTGAAAGTCAAACAGACTATTTGTTTCTTTACTCTAATGATGTTAATGTTCAGAAAATAACTTCAATCGAAGTGAATAGTAAACCAGTATCTGAAGTACTGCGTCTTTTATTGAATAAAAGCGATGTAAAGTACCAGATGGAGGGTTTGCACATTATTTTGTCTGAAAAGACAGAGAAAGAAAAATTAGAAACTGATCAGAATAGAACTAAAGTTTCCGGCACGATAAGAGATTCAAGAGGAGAGAGTATTATCGGAGCCAGTATTGTTGAAAAGGGTACAAATAACGGCACTATCAGCGATATATCGGGAGATTTTGTATTAAATGTATCGGAAGAGGCGATATTGCAGATTTCTTATATCGGTTATGTAACTCAAGAAATAAAAGTCATAGCAGGCAAGAGACTAAATGTTATGTTGAAAGAAGATACTAAAACACTTGATGAAGTGGTTGTTATTGGCTATGGCACTCAACGTAAAGGTGATTTGACAAGTTCTGTAGGTAGCGTAAAGAAGGAAAATTTTGTTCAAGGTGCCGTAAAAGACGCGGGGCAATTGATTCAAGGCAAGGTTGCGGGTTTGGCAATAACCAATACCAGTGGTGATCCAACTAGTAATACAACCATTTCTCTTCGTGGAAACACAACTATTTTAGGGGCAAGTACGAATCCGCTAATCTTAATCGATGGCGTTCCGGGCGACTTAAATACGGTGGCACCAGAAGATATTGAGAGCATAGATGTTTTAAAGGATGGTTCTGCAGCTGCTATCTATGGTTCTCGCGGAACAAATGGTGTTATCCTTATTACAACAAAGAAAGCGAAAGGAGACAACATTAATCAAGTGGAATATAGTGCCTATATGAGTACTTCTTCTATTGTTAAACGCTTGGAAATGTGTACGGCAGCTGATTATCGTCAACAGATTTCAGATGGCATACGCGATGCTTCCTGGGATCTTGGTAATAATGTAGATTGGATGGATCAGATTACACGTACTCCGTTTACTCACGTTCATAATTTATCACTTAAAGGTGGTAGTCAGGAAACCAATTATATTGTAAATCTGAATTATCGAGCCAATCAGGGTATAATGAAACGTTCTGATAAGGATATGTTTCAGGGACGTGCTGAAATCAATCATAATATGTTCGATGGTAAACTAAAACTTAATTTTGGTATTCTGGGAAATCAGACCAAATATACTTCTACCTCCGATGGTGGGAGTTGGAATACTTACGTCTATCGTCAAGCTTTGATTCATAATCCTACCGAACCGATCAAGAATGAAGACGGCAGTTGGTACGAAAACACGGGCGTTTTTGAGTATGCCAATCCGTTATCTCTTTTGAATGAGTGCGATGGTGATCAAAGTATCGCTCAGTTGCGTTTTAATGGTAGTGCTACTTTCAATCCTATTAAAGATCTCACACTAAAGGCTTTGATTTCTTATGATAAATCGAATCAGTACGGCGGCTATTATGAAACAAAGAATAACATCTCTACTATTCGTGATAGCAAAAATGGTTATGCAGCTGTGGGTTCGTTGATGAATATGACTAAATTGATGGAACTGACAGCACAATATCAGAAGGAAATATACGGGCATCATTTCACCGTTTTGGCAGGCTATAGTTGGCAAGGTACAGATTACAGCAATCAGTATGAACAGAATTATGATTTCCCTACTGATATTTACAGTTATAACGATATAGGTCAGGGAGCAGCTCTAAAAGAGGGATTGGGTACTGAATATAGTTATCGTTTAAAAACAAATCTAATCAGCTTTTTTGGTCGTCTGTCTTATTCTTATAAGAATCGTTACTTATTGATGGCCGCTCTCCGCCATGAAGGGGCCAGCCAGTTATCAGGAACTAATAATGAATGGGGCACATTTCCTTCGATCTCTTTGGGCTGGAGAATTACAGAAGAACCGTTTATGCAGTCGCAGAAACTTTTTAACGATTTAAAACTTCGTGTTGGTTATGGTGTAACAGGAAGTCAGCCAAACGATTCATTTTTAGGAATGTCTATGTTGAGCTATGGCGATTATTATTATTACAACGGCAAATGGATACAAAGCCTCCAACCGTCACGGAATGCTAATCCGGATTTAAAATGGGAGGAAAAACACGAGACTAACTTCGGTCTTGATTTTAGTATTTTAGAGAGTCGGATTAATGGTAGCATTGACCTTTATAATCGTCAGATAAAAGGCTTGCTTTATGACTATTCGGTTCCTTCTCCTCCGAATTTATATACTACAACTCGTGCTAATGTAGGCAAAATGAGCAATAAAGGTATTGAAGTGTTGGTGAATGTGGTTCCTGTCAAAGCTAAGAATGTTGACTGGAATTCAACGATGACTTTTTCAACGAATACAAACAAACTGATTAATCTTTCAAATGATTTGTATAAGACTTCAAGTGACTATTTTGTAACAGGTTGGATCCAAGAACCGGTTAAAACTGAATCACACATTGTTAAAGTAGGAGATCCTATTGGTGAGATCTATGGATTCAAAGTTGTTGACGTTGATGATAGCGGCAAATGGATCTATGAAGACAAGGATGGTAATCATGTAGGATATGATGATTTTACTCATTCGGCAGAAGATAAGAAAGTGATTGGCAATGGGCTTCCTAAATACTATGTAGGATGGAATAATAGTGTGCGCTATAAAAACTGGGACTTATCAATATCCATGCGCGGTGCTTTTGACTTTCAGATAATCAATAGTGCCCGTATGTTTTATGAAAATTTGAGTCGTTCTGATTGGAACCGTATGAAGTCGGCTTATAAACCTGTATTTGGCAAAGTACGCTTAAACTCACTTTGTTCGGAAGAATTCAATAGCTACTATGTAGAGAATGGAGACTATTGGAAGATTGACAACATCACGCTGGGCTATCGTTTCAACAAACTCGGAAAGTATATAAAGAACCTTAGGTTATATGTATCCTCTCAAAATGTACTTACTATTACGGGCTACAAGGGTACTGATCCTGAAGTTTCCGTTTCAGGCTTGAATCCGGGTTATGATGATCGTGATCAATATCCTCATGTTCGCTCTTATACAGTGGGTGCAAGTATTACTTTCTAA
- a CDS encoding FecR family protein, giving the protein MNKELLYRFFNGEASLEEEVKVKTWIEESEENRREFLRERKLFDLMIFRGEGGNRVKVQHRLYRKRVFLECLKVASVIVVTLLMNFLYFHFTGERGKEEIAMQTVNVPYGQRVNLSLSDGTTVWLNSGSHMSYPESFAKGGREVYLDGEAYFEVAHNKKRPFTVHAGKYDVEVLGTKFNVDAYSKEGTFESSLLEGKIKLISRKDQSSLMLAPSYKAVRKGEKLFVSRITDYDVYRWKEGLICFKNKSFTDILKSFEKYYDLRIVIENMKLKNPLLTGKFRLSDGAEYALKVLQKDVNFKYTRNIDDNIIYIR; this is encoded by the coding sequence ATTAATAAAGAATTGTTGTATCGCTTTTTTAATGGCGAAGCAAGCCTTGAAGAAGAGGTGAAAGTGAAGACTTGGATTGAAGAATCGGAAGAGAACCGGAGAGAATTTTTAAGGGAACGTAAGCTTTTCGATCTTATGATTTTTAGAGGTGAGGGAGGGAATCGTGTGAAGGTACAACACCGATTGTATAGGAAACGAGTGTTCTTGGAATGTTTGAAGGTAGCATCGGTTATTGTGGTAACATTGCTGATGAACTTTTTATATTTTCACTTTACCGGTGAAAGAGGAAAAGAGGAAATTGCTATGCAAACGGTTAATGTTCCTTATGGTCAGCGTGTAAATTTAAGCTTGTCCGATGGCACAACTGTATGGCTTAATTCCGGTTCGCATATGTCATATCCGGAATCTTTTGCTAAAGGAGGAAGAGAAGTCTATCTTGATGGTGAGGCTTATTTTGAAGTTGCTCACAACAAGAAAAGGCCTTTTACGGTGCATGCCGGGAAGTATGATGTGGAAGTTCTGGGCACGAAATTTAATGTGGATGCATATTCGAAAGAAGGGACTTTTGAAAGCTCTTTGTTGGAAGGAAAAATAAAGTTGATAAGCAGGAAGGATCAATCGTCTCTAATGCTGGCTCCATCTTATAAGGCTGTACGGAAAGGCGAGAAGTTGTTTGTAAGTAGAATCACCGATTACGATGTCTATCGCTGGAAGGAGGGACTGATTTGCTTTAAAAACAAGTCATTTACAGATATATTAAAAAGTTTTGAGAAGTATTATGATCTTCGAATAGTAATAGAGAACATGAAATTAAAAAATCCTTTATTGACGGGTAAATTCAGGCTTTCTGATGGAGCCGAATATGCTTTGAAAGTATTACAGAAAGATGTGAATTTTAAATATACACGTAATATAGATGACAATATCATTTACATTAGATAA
- a CDS encoding RNA polymerase sigma-70 factor, whose protein sequence is MTVIKDDLLLFNKFFAEYQHSFIRFARTYIRDDVAAEDIVVEAMMYYWENRQRLPGDTNLPAYVLTIIKHKCLNHLRHLQAKEEALNDLTAHSQWELTTRITTLEACEPNELFDTEIRTIIDKVLLKLPDKTRRAFLLSRYENKSHREIAAILNISTKGVEFHITKVTNILRLALKDYLFLFILVFYLLVNR, encoded by the coding sequence ATGACTGTAATAAAGGATGATTTACTCCTTTTTAATAAGTTCTTTGCCGAATATCAACATAGTTTTATACGGTTTGCACGAACTTACATTCGTGATGATGTAGCAGCCGAAGATATTGTTGTGGAGGCTATGATGTACTATTGGGAGAACAGACAACGTTTGCCGGGAGATACGAATCTTCCCGCTTATGTTCTGACCATTATTAAGCATAAATGTCTAAACCATTTGAGGCATCTGCAAGCTAAAGAAGAGGCATTAAATGATCTTACTGCTCATTCCCAATGGGAACTAACGACTCGTATTACTACCCTTGAAGCTTGCGAGCCCAACGAATTATTTGATACTGAAATAAGAACAATAATAGATAAGGTTTTATTGAAACTTCCCGATAAAACCCGTCGTGCCTTTTTGCTTAGCAGATATGAAAATAAATCTCATAGAGAGATTGCTGCAATACTTAATATATCGACTAAAGGGGTCGAATTTCATATTACAAAAGTCACTAATATTCTTCGTTTGGCCCTAAAGGACTATTTGTTCTTATTTATTCTCGTTTTTTATCTGCTTGTTAATCGTTAA